One genomic region from Methanomassiliicoccales archaeon encodes:
- a CDS encoding carboxypeptidase regulatory-like domain-containing protein, translating into MITTAFVPIVDGLNNSNNNVAIERVSSSISNSNQSIAQLVNSAASLSRGLEVKSHLMTESEMEAERARVGVYDPNVNYSVTSSGLPTGSLPPTEAQWEAKVGTQEVADVESTNAPRAITSYDLSQSVYFPPVGNQDPLGTCAAWSETYYSYGFIEAKDNGWTDTYTGNPAHLFSPIWTYNLQNNGVDGGSVMGDNTKVIADIGASTQDNAPLGTDFTTWSSEAAWREAPLHKAQGFVDILYTPSTELATIKALLTSGEPIDFALLADGFSSTIADYHGNQNNIISSSEYSATTHNHAQTIVGYDDTINDNGDVGALKVVNSWGTSFGINGYYYVTYKAFLWMAAHTSVGYIVDKHNYQPSLIGVWHYDLAPTRDASISISAVNVASGSFLAQVTPFIQAGSTMQMSTFMCLDISSLVSYANDPNVEFVLHVGSSHSQGNVSSFRIEQYQGQYLPGKASCISNQAIGLPMSTPCAVSSLQQNQHPINISDALGYYDGAFSFAGDAQWVGVPGGHGSASMMQSGDVGDLGTSWLIAFIEGPGTITFDWKVSSESGYDFLKLYCDGMLNNEISGEQGWNGLNYSIPAGLHCIMWSYEKDVGVSTGQDCGWIDNVNWTGRSSIAFDDFEGASSLNWMYGDNNALSGVDTWGNSTYRNVGGAHSAWCAQVGYDTYGQPNNLNHYYDENMNAYMMANLPDLTGLSGVHLNFYYWAVTGSFSLADYAFVQVYDNSTWNTIWTQPSVNSNGWALAQVTVPSDAIYVAFCFYSDGSVGLGPYEGFYVDDMLLTVLDIQGPTSSIGHLSSYTTTGDVMLNCAASDIGGSGFHGLQINYRKGTTGPYSLYTTAGNPTGVWIYTPVDFNFNSVGGAEGTYQFYSVATDNAGNVQSTPLTYEASTVFDATPPVTTATMTGALAPAWNNNGVSLTLSATYGTSGLSKTFYRLDGGAWTVYATPIVVSGQGSHVLQYNSTDNAGNVENTKTSNFNIDTIKPVLRIATPVQGSWHNTISLNVTWTATDSGSGMSYFWVRIDNGQWINVTTKYHTINGLADGQHTLDVRGYDKANNFNTTTGSFKTDTVKPSLNILTPVQGSWHNTISLNVTWTATDLGSGLAYTWVRIDSGQWINVTTQYHMFNGITDGQHTMEVRAYDNTGNNNDTTRVFNVDTVKPNLSIVKPLDNSRLNSSIVAISWSGSDTASGIANYWVSIDGGDWMDMATSTTHSFNALADGNHIVTVKVEDNAGNWNETSDAFLIDTVAPTITAHSPIGSNVSRSAMIVFSFYDTMNTSSLGITVNGVSGTLSWSGYNATFTPSSMMAYNTTYSVMVTGKDLAGNAVEYSWSFITMKNEGVIEGMIKDANGNPIAHALVTLSNGMTTTTDANGNFAIGNVTSGSYNMTVVMDGFITTSQSVSTTAGQTTNIGTLSVQADVSGNSTSDGGLMIGAVVAVIVALLAVGTILFMRRRKK; encoded by the coding sequence ATGATTACAACGGCATTCGTGCCAATTGTTGATGGCCTAAACAATTCAAATAACAACGTGGCAATTGAACGAGTCAGTTCAAGCATCTCCAATTCAAATCAATCCATTGCACAACTTGTAAATTCCGCCGCATCGTTATCACGAGGGCTTGAGGTCAAGAGTCATTTGATGACCGAAAGCGAGATGGAAGCTGAGAGAGCACGAGTGGGTGTATATGATCCGAATGTAAATTATTCGGTAACTTCTAGCGGGTTGCCTACTGGTTCATTGCCGCCAACGGAGGCTCAATGGGAGGCGAAAGTAGGCACCCAAGAAGTAGCTGATGTAGAATCAACAAATGCCCCCAGAGCGATCACCAGTTACGACCTTTCTCAATCTGTATATTTCCCACCGGTCGGCAATCAGGACCCATTAGGCACCTGTGCTGCATGGTCGGAGACCTATTATTCATACGGTTTCATTGAGGCCAAGGATAACGGCTGGACAGACACATATACAGGAAATCCAGCGCATTTGTTTAGCCCCATTTGGACCTACAATCTTCAGAATAATGGAGTCGATGGCGGGAGCGTGATGGGAGACAACACCAAAGTGATTGCGGACATAGGTGCTTCCACACAAGATAATGCCCCTTTAGGAACTGATTTTACCACGTGGAGCAGTGAAGCGGCGTGGAGAGAAGCACCGCTTCACAAAGCTCAGGGGTTTGTGGACATCCTCTATACTCCCTCGACCGAGTTGGCCACGATAAAGGCCTTGCTTACATCAGGGGAGCCAATTGACTTTGCATTACTTGCGGACGGTTTCTCATCCACTATTGCAGACTATCACGGCAATCAAAACAATATCATATCGTCCTCCGAATATTCGGCCACTACTCATAATCACGCTCAAACCATTGTTGGTTATGATGATACGATAAACGACAATGGCGATGTTGGAGCCCTAAAGGTCGTCAACTCTTGGGGAACATCATTCGGAATCAATGGTTACTATTACGTCACCTACAAAGCATTCCTGTGGATGGCGGCACATACGTCTGTGGGTTATATTGTGGATAAGCATAACTATCAGCCATCGCTGATTGGTGTATGGCATTATGATCTGGCCCCGACGCGGGACGCCTCAATATCCATATCCGCGGTTAATGTAGCTTCAGGCAGTTTTCTGGCTCAAGTGACACCATTTATCCAGGCCGGGAGCACCATGCAAATGTCGACCTTCATGTGTCTGGACATTTCGTCATTGGTCAGCTACGCAAATGATCCGAACGTAGAGTTCGTATTGCATGTAGGGAGTTCGCATTCTCAAGGGAATGTCTCCTCTTTCCGAATAGAGCAATATCAGGGTCAATACTTACCTGGCAAAGCGAGTTGTATCTCCAACCAGGCCATTGGCTTGCCAATGTCGACTCCATGTGCCGTATCATCGTTACAGCAGAATCAGCATCCTATCAATATCTCGGATGCCCTTGGTTATTATGACGGGGCCTTCAGCTTTGCGGGGGACGCCCAATGGGTCGGGGTCCCCGGAGGTCATGGAAGTGCCTCGATGATGCAGAGCGGAGATGTCGGTGACCTAGGCACATCATGGCTGATTGCATTCATCGAAGGACCGGGAACAATAACATTCGATTGGAAAGTTTCATCCGAGTCTGGATATGATTTCCTGAAGCTCTACTGTGATGGAATGCTGAACAACGAAATATCCGGTGAACAGGGGTGGAATGGATTGAACTACAGCATCCCGGCCGGTCTCCATTGTATTATGTGGAGTTACGAAAAGGATGTAGGAGTGAGCACCGGACAAGACTGTGGATGGATCGATAACGTAAACTGGACAGGACGATCATCCATAGCATTCGATGACTTCGAAGGTGCTTCATCACTCAATTGGATGTATGGTGATAACAACGCCCTTTCCGGGGTCGATACCTGGGGGAACAGCACCTATAGAAATGTAGGCGGAGCACACAGTGCATGGTGTGCACAGGTCGGATATGATACATATGGACAGCCCAATAATCTCAATCACTACTACGATGAGAATATGAACGCCTACATGATGGCTAATCTGCCAGACTTGACTGGATTGAGCGGAGTTCATCTGAATTTCTATTATTGGGCTGTGACCGGGAGTTTCAGCCTTGCCGATTATGCATTTGTTCAGGTATATGATAACTCGACCTGGAACACCATCTGGACCCAACCCTCGGTCAATTCGAACGGTTGGGCACTGGCCCAGGTGACGGTTCCTAGTGATGCGATATATGTGGCGTTCTGTTTCTACAGCGATGGCTCAGTAGGGCTCGGCCCATACGAAGGATTCTATGTAGACGATATGCTCTTGACGGTCCTCGATATCCAGGGGCCAACATCGAGCATCGGGCACCTATCGAGCTACACGACCACGGGCGATGTGATGCTGAATTGCGCGGCATCTGATATTGGTGGCAGTGGATTTCATGGTTTGCAGATTAATTATCGGAAAGGGACCACCGGACCATATTCACTATACACCACAGCAGGCAATCCCACTGGGGTTTGGATCTACACGCCCGTCGATTTCAATTTCAACAGCGTTGGTGGTGCCGAAGGAACGTATCAGTTCTATTCAGTTGCAACCGACAACGCTGGGAATGTGCAATCTACCCCGTTGACTTATGAAGCTTCTACGGTGTTCGACGCCACGCCTCCGGTAACGACCGCGACTATGACCGGAGCCTTGGCTCCAGCCTGGAACAACAATGGTGTATCGTTAACCCTAAGTGCCACTTATGGCACCAGCGGGTTATCGAAGACATTCTATCGCCTTGATGGTGGCGCCTGGACGGTCTATGCAACACCAATCGTCGTCTCTGGTCAGGGCAGCCATGTTTTGCAATACAATTCGACTGATAACGCGGGCAACGTTGAGAACACTAAGACCTCAAACTTCAACATCGATACTATTAAGCCTGTTCTAAGAATCGCTACCCCTGTCCAAGGTTCATGGCATAACACCATATCGCTCAATGTCACCTGGACAGCGACCGATTCTGGCAGCGGCATGTCCTACTTCTGGGTCAGGATCGATAATGGTCAGTGGATCAATGTGACCACTAAGTATCATACTATCAACGGTCTAGCTGATGGTCAACATACCTTGGATGTGCGTGGGTACGATAAAGCGAACAACTTTAACACCACAACCGGGTCATTCAAGACCGACACTGTCAAACCATCACTAAACATCTTGACCCCTGTCCAAGGTTCATGGCATAACACCATATCGCTCAATGTCACCTGGACAGCGACCGATTTAGGAAGTGGTCTGGCCTACACTTGGGTTCGTATTGACAGCGGTCAATGGATCAACGTGACCACCCAATACCACATGTTCAATGGAATTACTGATGGCCAACACACCATGGAGGTACGTGCTTACGATAATACAGGTAACAATAATGACACCACCAGGGTGTTCAATGTAGATACGGTCAAGCCCAACTTGAGCATCGTGAAACCGTTGGATAATTCCAGATTAAACTCATCCATTGTCGCAATTTCCTGGAGCGGAAGTGATACCGCTTCTGGCATTGCCAATTACTGGGTGAGCATCGATGGAGGCGATTGGATGGATATGGCAACGAGTACTACACATTCTTTCAACGCTTTAGCTGATGGCAACCATATTGTCACCGTGAAGGTCGAGGATAACGCAGGCAACTGGAACGAGACCTCCGACGCCTTCCTCATCGATACTGTTGCTCCAACGATAACGGCTCACTCGCCCATCGGGAGCAACGTTTCTCGAAGCGCGATGATAGTTTTCTCTTTCTACGACACTATGAACACGAGTTCCTTGGGCATCACGGTCAACGGCGTAAGCGGAACACTCTCCTGGAGCGGCTACAATGCCACCTTCACCCCATCGTCTATGATGGCGTATAACACGACCTATTCTGTCATGGTAACGGGTAAGGACCTCGCCGGGAACGCCGTTGAGTACTCTTGGTCGTTCATCACAATGAAGAACGAGGGGGTGATTGAAGGCATGATCAAAGACGCGAATGGCAACCCGATAGCCCATGCCTTGGTTACACTAAGCAACGGCATGACGACCACGACCGACGCTAACGGTAATTTCGCCATCGGCAACGTG